ATGTGCAGATCGACCCGGCGCTGGCGCCTGCGCACGAAGTGGACGGCGTACGCCTGCGCCAGATCGTCTTCAACCTGCTCAGCAACGCCATCAAGTTCACCGCGCAGGGTGAAGTACGCCTGCAGCTGGAGGTGACGGGGCCGACCGGCGAGGACGGTGCGCAGCCCCTGTGCCTGAGCGTCACCGACACCGGCATCGGTATCGCGCCGGAACAGCTGCAGCACCTGTTCGCGCCGTTCACCCAGGCCGGTGTCTACATCCAGCGCGACCACGGTGGTACCGGCCTGGGCCTGAGCATCAGCCAGCGCCTGGTACAGATGATGGATGGCGAACTGGTATTGCACAGCACGCTGGGCGAGGGCACCCGCGCCGAGGCGAGGCTGTCGCTGGTGGAAGCCGGCAGCGGTGACGTGGAAGCGCTGGCCGCCGAACAGGAGCAGGCCGCCCTGCTGCCTGCGTCGCTGCGCCAGGCGCGCGTGCTGGTGATCGAGGACCATCCGACCAACCAGGCGATGATGGCCTGGCGCCTGCAGCAGCTGGGAGTGCCGCATGTGCTGGTCGGCGATGGCCAGCAGGGGCTGGATCGGCTGGCATCGGAGCACTTCGATCTGGTCATTACCGATTGCCGCATGCCGGTGCTCGATGGCTTCGCCTTCGCCCGCCTGCTGCGCGAGCGCGAGGGGCGCACCGGCCAGCCGCGGCTGACCGTGCTGGCGCTGACCGCCAGCGTGCTGGATGACGATGCGCGTCGTTGCCGCGAAGCGGGGATGGACGAAGTGCTGGCCAAGCCGCTGTCACTGGCCACGCTGCGCGCGGCACTGCTGCGCTGGTTGCCGCAGGCGCAGGGACAGGCGTTCGAGGCGCCACTGCCGGACAGCGTGGCCGACGATGCCGATGCCGTGCCCGATCTGGCGGCGCTGCAGCAGCGCTTCGGCTCGCGTGCCGTGGCCGAGCAGCTGCGTGACAGCCTGCTGCAGGCCAGTGAAGGTGACCTGGCCGCCGTGCAACGCGCGCTGCAGGCCGGCGACCGCGCCGCAGCCGCGCTGCACCTGCATCGTCAGGCCGGTGGACTGGGCGCGGTAGGGGCCACGGCCCTGGCCGGGCAGGCCAATGCACTGGTCGAGCGCCTGCAGGACGCCGCCGAGACCGACCTGGTGCCGTTGTTCGCGGCGGTGGCAGCGTTCGTGGCGCGCCTGCAGCAGCAGCTGCAGCGCCTGGCTCACTGAGCCGACTGCTGCTGCAGGTAGGCGATCACCAAGGCGCGGCGTTCGGCGCTGGGGAAGGCGTTGTACATGCGCGTGCCCGGCACCAGGTGGGTAGGCGACTGCAGGAAGGTATCCAGCGTCTGCGCGGTCCAGGTGATGTCGGCGCGGCGCATGCCGTCGGAATAGCCGTAATCGGGCAGGCTGCCGGCACGACGGCCGATCACGCCGTGCAGGTTGGGCCCGAAGCGGTGGATGCCACCGGGCTGCACGGTGTGGCAGCCGGCACACAGCTCGAACGCACGCTGCATGGCCCGCTGGCGCGCCTGTTCCGGCGTGGCGGGTGCTGCAGGCGGGCGCTGGCAGGCCGTGGCGACCAGCGCCACGGCAACGGCGATGAGCAGGCGGGAAGCACGCATGGGCGGGCAGGATAGCGCTGCGCGGCAACCGGCGGGCTGCGACGCGCGGTCGCAGCCCGTGGCGATCACATGCCCGAGTAGTTCGGGCCGCCGCCACCCTGCGGGGTCACCCAGACGATGTTCTGGGTCGGGTCCTTGATGTCGCAGGTCTTGCAGTGCACGCAGTTCTGCGCGTTGATCTGCAGCCGCGCGTTGTCGGCTTCGCCAACGAACTCGTACACGCCGGCCGGGCAGTAGCGCGCTTCCGGGCCGGCGTACTCGGCCAGGTTCACCTTCACCGGAATGCTCGGATCCTTCAGCGTCAGGTGGCTGGGCTGGTTCTCGTCGTGGTTGGTGCTGCTCAGGAACACCGAGCTGAGACGATCGAAGGTCAGCACGCCATCGGGCTTGGGGTAGGCGATGCGGGTGTGCTTGGACGCCGGTTCCAGGCAGGCGTAGTCCGGCTGGGTGCGATGCAGGGTCCACGGCGGGTTGCGCACGCCCAGCTTGGGCAGCAGCCACTGCTCCACGCCGGTCATCAGCGTGGCCACGGTCTGGCCCTTCTTGAACCACTGCTTGAAGTTCTTGGCCTGCTGCAGTTCGGTGAACAGCCAGCTGGCTTCGAACGCCTTCGGATAGGCGCTCAGTTCATCGTGCTGGCGGTCAGCAGCCAGCGCATCGAACGCGGCGTCGGCGCACAGCATGCCGGTCTTGATCGCCGCGTGGCTGCCCTTGATGCGGCTGGCGTTGAGGTAGCCGGCCTCGCAGCCGACCAGTGCGCCACCCGGGAACACCGTCTTCGGCAGCGACAGCAGGCCACCGGCGGTGATCGCGCGTGCGCCGTAGCCGATGCGGGTGCCGCCTTCCAGGTGCTTGCGGATGTCCGGGTGGGTCTTGAAGCGCTGGAATTCCTCGAACGGGCTCAGCCACGGATTCTTGTAGTCCAGGCCGACCACGTAGCCGATGGCGACCTTGCCGCCGTCGGCGTGGTACAGGAACGCACCGCCGTAGGTATCGCTGTCCAGCGGCCAGCCGGCGGCATGCACCACCAGGCCCGGCTCATGCTTGGCCGGGTCGATCTGCCACAGTTCCTTGATGCCGATGCCGTAGGCCTGCGGGTCCTTGCCCTCGTCCAGCGTGTAGCGGGCGATCAGCTGGCGGCCCAGGTGGCCGCGCGCGCCCTCGGCGAAGATCGTGTACTTCGCCTGCAGGGCCATGCCGCGCTCGAACGCCGGGCCGATGCTGCCGTCCTTCTCGATGCCCATGTCGCCGGTGGCCACGCCGATCACTTCACCGTTGCCGCCATACAGCACTTCGGCGGCGGCGAAGCCCGGGAAGATCGCCACTTCCAGTGCCTCGGCCTGCTGCGCCAGCCAGCGGGTCACTTCACCCAGGCTGATGATGTAGTTGCCTTCGTTGTGGAAGCACTCCGGCAGCAGCGCGTTGGGGGTGCTGCGCGAACCGGTCTCGCTGAGGAACAGGAATTCGTCGCGGGTGACCTTCTGCTTCAGCGGTGCGCCGCGCTCGGCCCAGTCCGGGAACAGTTCGGTCAGCGCGCGCGGGTCCATCACCGCACCGGACAGCACGTGCGCGCCCGGCTCGGAACCCTTCTCCAGCACGCACACCGACAGTTCGCGGCCGGCTTCGATCGCGCGCTGGCGCAGGCGGATCGCGGTGGCCAGGCCGGCGGGGCCGGCGCCGACGATCACCACGTCGAATTCCATTACTTCACGCGGGGGCAGGGCGTTGGCTTCAGCGCTCATCGATTGCATGACTCGTGGGTAGGGCCGGCATCGGGGCCACCGGCGGTGCCTGGGAATCGCGCGTGCGGCCACGGGCGAAACGGTTGTTTGAATGTGTCAGGGTACCGGGCCGCGCGTGATCGAGCTAGATCGGCGATGTTCACGCCATGATTGCTGCGGTGCAGCGTAGCGGTGCATCTCTGGTGGTGCCGATCCTGGTCGGCACGTGCTGCCCGGA
This genomic interval from Stenotrophomonas sp. 57 contains the following:
- a CDS encoding c-type cytochrome; this encodes MRASRLLIAVAVALVATACQRPPAAPATPEQARQRAMQRAFELCAGCHTVQPGGIHRFGPNLHGVIGRRAGSLPDYGYSDGMRRADITWTAQTLDTFLQSPTHLVPGTRMYNAFPSAERRALVIAYLQQQSAQ
- a CDS encoding electron transfer flavoprotein-ubiquinone oxidoreductase, yielding MSAEANALPPREVMEFDVVIVGAGPAGLATAIRLRQRAIEAGRELSVCVLEKGSEPGAHVLSGAVMDPRALTELFPDWAERGAPLKQKVTRDEFLFLSETGSRSTPNALLPECFHNEGNYIISLGEVTRWLAQQAEALEVAIFPGFAAAEVLYGGNGEVIGVATGDMGIEKDGSIGPAFERGMALQAKYTIFAEGARGHLGRQLIARYTLDEGKDPQAYGIGIKELWQIDPAKHEPGLVVHAAGWPLDSDTYGGAFLYHADGGKVAIGYVVGLDYKNPWLSPFEEFQRFKTHPDIRKHLEGGTRIGYGARAITAGGLLSLPKTVFPGGALVGCEAGYLNASRIKGSHAAIKTGMLCADAAFDALAADRQHDELSAYPKAFEASWLFTELQQAKNFKQWFKKGQTVATLMTGVEQWLLPKLGVRNPPWTLHRTQPDYACLEPASKHTRIAYPKPDGVLTFDRLSSVFLSSTNHDENQPSHLTLKDPSIPVKVNLAEYAGPEARYCPAGVYEFVGEADNARLQINAQNCVHCKTCDIKDPTQNIVWVTPQGGGGPNYSGM